The following proteins are encoded in a genomic region of Kosakonia oryzae:
- a CDS encoding DUF2002 family protein yields MYLRPDEVARVLENVGFTMDVATPKTYGYRRGENYVYVNREARMGRTALVIHPTLKERSSSLAEPASDIKLCDHYQNFPLYFGGDSQEHYGIPHGFSSRVALERFLKGLFGEQH; encoded by the coding sequence CCCGATGAAGTGGCACGCGTTCTGGAAAACGTGGGATTTACAATGGATGTGGCGACGCCAAAAACCTATGGTTATCGTCGCGGTGAAAATTATGTTTATGTGAATCGCGAAGCGCGAATGGGCCGTACGGCGCTGGTGATCCACCCCACGCTGAAAGAACGCAGTTCGTCGCTCGCGGAACCCGCCTCGGACATCAAGTTGTGCGATCACTACCAGAATTTCCCGCTCTATTTTGGCGGCGATTCCCAGGAGCATTACGGCATTCCGCACGGATTCAGTTCGCGCGTGGCGCTGGAACGTTTTCTAAAAGGATTATTTGGCGAACAGCACTAA